Proteins found in one Pyrus communis chromosome 15, drPyrComm1.1, whole genome shotgun sequence genomic segment:
- the LOC137717701 gene encoding pleiotropic drug resistance protein 2-like isoform X1, with amino-acid sequence MSMAAGLAGEDLSRQTSSRGSWRSASVREMWNAPDAFQRSGRQQVMSEEEELKWAAIERLPTYDRMRRGMLRQTMSNGKLVTEEVDTSNLGEQEKKRLMDSILRAVENDNEKFLKKLKARNERVGIDVPKVEVRFEKVSIEGDAYVGSRALPTLLNSSLNMIEGIIGMLKLLPSKKRNVQILQDVSGIVRPSRMTLLLGPPSSGKTTLLKALAGKLDKDLRVTGKVTYCGHEFEEFVPQRTSAYISQHDLHYGEMTVRETLDFSGRCLGVGTRYDMLVELSRREKDSGIKPDPEIDAVMKATSLSGQKASLITDYVLKILGLDVCADTVVGDDMKRGISGGQRKRVTTGEMLVGPAKAFFMDEISTGLDSSTTFQIVKFMRQMVHILDVTMVISLLQPAPETYDLFDDIILISEGQIVYQGPRENVLEFFEHMGFRCPERKGVADFLQEVTSKKDQEQYWFKKSEPFRYVSVAEFAQAFTTFHVGQRLVEHLRVPYDKTTAHSAALVKEKYGISSMELFKACFAREWLLMQRNSFVYIFKIVQIGIMATITFTVFFRTEMKPGQLGDSAKYMGALFFSLINVMFNGVAELSMTVFRLPVFFKQRDALFFPGWAFALPIWLTRIPISFMESFIWICLTYYTIGFAPAASRFFKQLLAYFGIHQMALGLFRFIAGLGRSEIRANTIGSFALLIVFVLGGFIVSKNDLEPWMLWSYYISPMMYGQNAIAINEFLDERWSTPVPNAAENTVGKVLLKGRGLFTTETWFWICIGALFGFSILFNLLFVAALTFLDPIVDNKTLIDNDDAENKTKQRSNPEGTDMQVRNQAKKGMVLPFEPLSLAFNHMNYYVDMPPEMKSQGIEETRLQLLRDVSGAFRPGVLTALVGVSGAGKTTLMDVLAGRKTGGYIEGSITISGYPKNQATFARVSGYCEQNDIHSPYVTVYESLVYSAWLRLPKDVTKDKRKMFVDEVIDLVELNPLRDALVGLPGVNGLSTEQRKRLTIAVELVANPSIIFMDEPTSGLDARAAAIVMRTVRNTVDTGRTVVCTIHQPSIDIFEAFDELFLMKRGGRVIYAGPLGDRSHKLVEYFEALPGVPKIKEGYNPATWMLDVSSAAVEAQNDVDFAEIFANSDLYRRNQELIKELSTPQPGSKDLYFPTQFSQSFLTQCKACFWKQHWSYWRNSQYNAIRFFMTVSVGIIFGIIFWNKGKKMNTQQDIMNLLGAGYGAVLFLGAGNASAVQSVIAVERTVFYRERAAGMYSELPYAFSQVAIETFYVLIQTFAYSLILYGMIGFNWKVDKFLYFYYFIFMCFTYFSMYGMMAVALTPGPQIAAIVMGFFMSFWNLFSGFLIPRTLIPIWWRWYYWGSPIAWTIYGLFASQMGDVKTLVEIPGEKSKPVDQFLKDYLGFEEDFVIPVVFAHVGWVLLFFFLFAYGIKYLNFQRR; translated from the exons ATGTCTATGGCGGCAGGGCTTGCTGGGGAGGACTTGTCCCGGCAGACCAGCAGTCGGGGGAGCTGGCGGTCTGCGAGTGTGAGGGAGATGTGGAACGCGCCGGACGCTTTTCAGCGAAGTGGGCGGCAGCAGGTGATGAGTGAGGAGGAGGAGCTCAAGTGGGCGGCCATAGAGAGGCTGCCCACATATGACAGGATGAGGAGGGGGATGCTGAGGCAGACCATGAGCAATGGGAAGCTTGTGACTGAAGAAGTCGATACGTCGAATCTTGGGGAGCAAGAAAAGAAGCGGTTGATGGACAGCATACTTAGGGCTGTGGAGAATGACAATGAGAAGTTCTTGAAGAAACTGAAAGCCAGAAATGAAAG GGTTGGGATTGATGTTCCTAAAGTTGAGGTTAGATTTGAGAAAGTATCAATAGAGGGAGATGCATATGTTGGCAGCAGAGCACTTCCAACACTGCTAAATTCTTCCTTGAACATGATAGAG GGAATAATTGGAATGCTTAAACTCTTACcgtcaaagaaaagaaatgttcAGATTCTCCAAGATGTGAGCGGCATCGTGAGGCCATCGAG GATGACACTGCTTCTGGGACCTCCTTCATCGGGAAAAACAACACTTCTAAAAGCGCTCGCAGGAAAACTTGACAAGGATCTAAGG GTAACTGGAAAAGTGACCTACTGTGGCCATGAATTTGAGGAATTTGTGCCTCAAAGAACCTCAGCTTACATTAGCCAGCATGATCTTCATTATGGTGAGATGACTGTTCGTGAAACGTTGGACTTTTCCGGACGTTGCCTGGGAGTTGGAACCAGGTATGATATGCTGGTAGAGTTGTCTAGACGGGAGAAAGATTCCGGTATCAAACCAGACCCTGAAATCGATGCAGTCATGAAAGCCACATCTTTGTCTGGCCAGAAAGCGAGTTTGATCACGGATTACGTTCTCAAG ATACTCGGATTAGATGTCTGTGCTGATACGGTTGTTGGTGATGACATGAAAAGGGGCATATCTGGTGGACAAAGGAAACGTGTAACTACCG GAGAAATGTTGGTTGGACCAGCGAAAGCGTTCTTCATGGACGAAATTTCAACAGGGCTGGACAGTTCCACTACCTTTCAGATTGTCAAGTTCATGAGGCAAATGGTTCACATTCTCGATGTGACAATGGTCATCTCTCTTTTGCAGCCTGCACCAGAAACATATGATCTCTTTGATGACATTATCCTTATTTCTGAGGGTCAGATTGTGTACCAAGGCCCGCGAGAGAATGTGCTTGAATTCTTCGAACATATGGGGTTCAGATGCCCCGAGAGAAAAGGTGTTGCAGATTTCTTGCAAGAAGTGACCTCAAAGAAGGATCAAGAACAATACTGGTTTAAGAAGAGCGAACCATTCAGATATGTCTCTGTAGCTGAATTTGCACAAGCTTTCACCACCTTTCATGTTGGCCAACGTCTTGTTGAACACCTAAGAGTTCCGTATGACAAAACAACAGCCCATTCTGCTGCCTTGGTGAAGGAAAAGTATGGAATAAGCAGTATGGAGCTTTTCAAGGCATGCTTTGCAAGGGAATGGTTGCTGATGCAGCGTAACTCATTTGTGTACATATTCAAGATTGTGCAGATAGGAATCATGGCTACAATTACTTTCACTGTATTCTTCAGAACAGAAATGAAACCTGGGCAGTTAGGGGATTCGGCAAAATACATGGGAGCATTATTTTTCAGTCTCATTAACGTCATGTTTAATGGAGTGGCAGAGCTTTCAATGACAGTTTTCAGGCTTCCGGTGTTCTTTAAACAAAGGGATGCCTTATTCTTCCCTGGATGGGCTTTTGCCTTGCCCATTTGGCTAACCAGAATTCCCATTTCGTTTATGGAATCCTTCATATGGATCTGTTTGACATACTACACCATTGGATTTGCACCTGCGGCCAGTAG GTTCTTCAAACAGCTCTTGGCTTACTTTGGTATACATCAAATGGCACTCGGCCTCTTCCGTTTCATAGCTGGCCTTGGAAGATCAGAGATTCGAGCGAACACTATTGGTTCCTTTGCATTGCTAATAGTGTTTGTCCTAGGAGGCTTTATTGTTTCTAAAA ATGACCTCGAGCCGTGGATGCTATGGAGCTACTATATTTCACCTATGATGTATGGACAAAATGCGATTGCCATCAATGAATTTCTTGACGAAAGATGGAGCACT CCTGTCCCCAACGCCGCTGAAAACACAGTTGGTAAGGTCCTTCTGAAGGGAAGAGGACTGTTTACCACAGAGacttggttttggatttgtatTGGCGCACTTTTCGGGTTTTCTATTCTTTTTAATCTTCTTTTCGTTGCAGCATTGACCTTCTTAGACC CAATTGTAGATAATAAAACCTTGATCGATAATGACGACGCTGAAAATAAGACCAAGCAACGATCCAATCCAGAAG GTACTGATATGCAAGTGAGAAATCAAGCCAAAAAAGGAATGGTTTTGCCCTTCGAGCCCCTTTCACTTGCTTTCAACCATATGAACTACTACGTGGATATGCCTCCT GAAATGAAGAGCCAAGGGATTGAAGAGACTCGACTCCAACTTCTACGAGATGTTAGTGGTGCATTTAGGCCTGGTGTTCTGACTGCATTAGTTGGTGTCAGTGGTGCTGGAAAGACAACCTTGATGGATGTTTTAGCTGGAAGAAAGACTGGTGGGTACATTGAAGGAAGTATTACCATCTCTGGATACCCAAAGAACCAAGCCACATTTGCTCGGGTCAGCGGTTACTGTGAACAGAATGACATTCATTCACCATATGTTACTGTTTATGAATCTCTCGTATACTCTGCCTGGTTACGTCTTCCCAAGGATGTCACGAAGGATAAACGAAAG ATGTTTGTTGATGAGGTCATAGATTTGGTCGAGCTTAATCCATTGAGGGATGCTTTAGTTGGACTTCCAGGAGTTAATGGACTTTCAACTGAGCAGAGAAAGAGGCTTACTATTGCCGTAGAATTGGTTGCTAATCCATCTATCATCTTCATGGATGAGCCGACATCAGGTCTTGACGCTAGAGCAGCCGCTATTGTTATGCGTACTGTAAGAAACACTGTGGATACAGGACGAACTGTTGTTTGCACTATTCACCAACCTAGCATTGACATTTTTGAGGCCTTTGATGAG CTGTTCCTAATGAAAAGAGGAGGACGTGTGATTTATGCTGGACCTCTAGGTGATCGGTCTCACAAGCTCGTTGAATATTTCGAG GCTCTTCCAGGGGTTCCGAAGATCAAAGAGGGTTACAATCCTGCTACCTGGATGTTAGATGTTAGCTCTGCTGCCGTTGAGGCTCAAAATGACGTAGACTTTGCAGAAATATTTGCAAACTCTGATCTCTATAG GAGAAACCAGGAACTTATCAAGGAACTAAGCACGCCACAACCAGGCTCCAAAGATCTTTACTTCCCCACCCAATTCTCCCAAAGCTTTTTAACTCAATGCAAAGCGTGCTTCTGGAAACAACACTGGTCATACTGGAGGAACTCGCAGTACAATGCGATTAGATTTTTCATGACAGTTTCCGTTGGAATTATATTTGGTATTATCTTTTGGAACAAGGGAAAGAAAAT GAACACACAGCAAGACATTATGAATCTGTTGGGGGCAGGATACGGTGCTGTTCTTTTCCTTGGAGCCGGCAATGCTTCTGCTGTGCAATCTGTTATTGCTGTTGAACGAACAGTTTTCTACCGTGAAAGAGCTGCTGGGATGTATTCCGAGTTGCCTTATGCATTTTCTCAG GTGGCTATTGAGACATTTTACGTGTTAATCCAAACCTTTGCGTATTCCCTTATTTTGTATGGCATGATTGGGTTCAATTGGAAGGTGGACAAATTTTTGTACTTCTACTACTTCATATTCATGTGCTTCACATACTTCTCCATGTACGGGATGATGGCGGTTGCCCTAACTCCTGGTCCCCAAATTGCTGCAATTGTTATGGGCTTCTTCATGAGCTTCTGGAACTTGTTCTCTGGTTTCCTCATCCCACGAACG CTAATTCCCATCTGGTGGAGGTGGTACTACTGGGGTTCTCCAATCGCCTGGACAATCTATGGCCTCTTTGCGTCTCAAATGGGAGATGTTAAGACTCTAGTCGAAATTCCTGGTGAGAAGTCTAAGCCAGTGGATCAGTTCCTTAAGGACTATTTGGGCTTTGAAGAGGATTTTGTAATCCCCGTAGTGTTTGCTCATGTTGGTTGGgtccttctcttcttctttctctttgccTACGGCATCAAGTACCTTAACTTCCAAAGGAGATAA
- the LOC137717701 gene encoding pleiotropic drug resistance protein 2-like isoform X2, producing MAAGLAGEDLSRQTSSRGSWRSASVREMWNAPDAFQRSGRQQVMSEEEELKWAAIERLPTYDRMRRGMLRQTMSNGKLVTEEVDTSNLGEQEKKRLMDSILRAVENDNEKFLKKLKARNERVGIDVPKVEVRFEKVSIEGDAYVGSRALPTLLNSSLNMIEGIIGMLKLLPSKKRNVQILQDVSGIVRPSRMTLLLGPPSSGKTTLLKALAGKLDKDLRVTGKVTYCGHEFEEFVPQRTSAYISQHDLHYGEMTVRETLDFSGRCLGVGTRYDMLVELSRREKDSGIKPDPEIDAVMKATSLSGQKASLITDYVLKILGLDVCADTVVGDDMKRGISGGQRKRVTTGEMLVGPAKAFFMDEISTGLDSSTTFQIVKFMRQMVHILDVTMVISLLQPAPETYDLFDDIILISEGQIVYQGPRENVLEFFEHMGFRCPERKGVADFLQEVTSKKDQEQYWFKKSEPFRYVSVAEFAQAFTTFHVGQRLVEHLRVPYDKTTAHSAALVKEKYGISSMELFKACFAREWLLMQRNSFVYIFKIVQIGIMATITFTVFFRTEMKPGQLGDSAKYMGALFFSLINVMFNGVAELSMTVFRLPVFFKQRDALFFPGWAFALPIWLTRIPISFMESFIWICLTYYTIGFAPAASRFFKQLLAYFGIHQMALGLFRFIAGLGRSEIRANTIGSFALLIVFVLGGFIVSKNDLEPWMLWSYYISPMMYGQNAIAINEFLDERWSTPVPNAAENTVGKVLLKGRGLFTTETWFWICIGALFGFSILFNLLFVAALTFLDPIVDNKTLIDNDDAENKTKQRSNPEVMSGTDMQVRNQAKKGMVLPFEPLSLAFNHMNYYVDMPPEMKSQGIEETRLQLLRDVSGAFRPGVLTALVGVSGAGKTTLMDVLAGRKTGGYIEGSITISGYPKNQATFARVSGYCEQNDIHSPYVTVYESLVYSAWLRLPKDVTKDKRKMFVDEVIDLVELNPLRDALVGLPGVNGLSTEQRKRLTIAVELVANPSIIFMDEPTSGLDARAAAIVMRTVRNTVDTGRTVVCTIHQPSIDIFEAFDELFLMKRGGRVIYAGPLGDRSHKLVEYFEALPGVPKIKEGYNPATWMLDVSSAAVEAQNDVDFAEIFANSDLYRRNQELIKELSTPQPGSKDLYFPTQFSQSFLTQCKACFWKQHWSYWRNSQYNAIRFFMTVSVGIIFGIIFWNKGKKMNTQQDIMNLLGAGYGAVLFLGAGNASAVQSVIAVERTVFYRERAAGMYSELPYAFSQVAIETFYVLIQTFAYSLILYGMIGFNWKVDKFLYFYYFIFMCFTYFSMYGMMAVALTPGPQIAAIVMGFFMSFWNLFSGFLIPRTLIPIWWRWYYWGSPIAWTIYGLFASQMGDVKTLVEIPGEKSKPVDQFLKDYLGFEEDFVIPVVFAHVGWVLLFFFLFAYGIKYLNFQRR from the exons ATGGCGGCAGGGCTTGCTGGGGAGGACTTGTCCCGGCAGACCAGCAGTCGGGGGAGCTGGCGGTCTGCGAGTGTGAGGGAGATGTGGAACGCGCCGGACGCTTTTCAGCGAAGTGGGCGGCAGCAGGTGATGAGTGAGGAGGAGGAGCTCAAGTGGGCGGCCATAGAGAGGCTGCCCACATATGACAGGATGAGGAGGGGGATGCTGAGGCAGACCATGAGCAATGGGAAGCTTGTGACTGAAGAAGTCGATACGTCGAATCTTGGGGAGCAAGAAAAGAAGCGGTTGATGGACAGCATACTTAGGGCTGTGGAGAATGACAATGAGAAGTTCTTGAAGAAACTGAAAGCCAGAAATGAAAG GGTTGGGATTGATGTTCCTAAAGTTGAGGTTAGATTTGAGAAAGTATCAATAGAGGGAGATGCATATGTTGGCAGCAGAGCACTTCCAACACTGCTAAATTCTTCCTTGAACATGATAGAG GGAATAATTGGAATGCTTAAACTCTTACcgtcaaagaaaagaaatgttcAGATTCTCCAAGATGTGAGCGGCATCGTGAGGCCATCGAG GATGACACTGCTTCTGGGACCTCCTTCATCGGGAAAAACAACACTTCTAAAAGCGCTCGCAGGAAAACTTGACAAGGATCTAAGG GTAACTGGAAAAGTGACCTACTGTGGCCATGAATTTGAGGAATTTGTGCCTCAAAGAACCTCAGCTTACATTAGCCAGCATGATCTTCATTATGGTGAGATGACTGTTCGTGAAACGTTGGACTTTTCCGGACGTTGCCTGGGAGTTGGAACCAGGTATGATATGCTGGTAGAGTTGTCTAGACGGGAGAAAGATTCCGGTATCAAACCAGACCCTGAAATCGATGCAGTCATGAAAGCCACATCTTTGTCTGGCCAGAAAGCGAGTTTGATCACGGATTACGTTCTCAAG ATACTCGGATTAGATGTCTGTGCTGATACGGTTGTTGGTGATGACATGAAAAGGGGCATATCTGGTGGACAAAGGAAACGTGTAACTACCG GAGAAATGTTGGTTGGACCAGCGAAAGCGTTCTTCATGGACGAAATTTCAACAGGGCTGGACAGTTCCACTACCTTTCAGATTGTCAAGTTCATGAGGCAAATGGTTCACATTCTCGATGTGACAATGGTCATCTCTCTTTTGCAGCCTGCACCAGAAACATATGATCTCTTTGATGACATTATCCTTATTTCTGAGGGTCAGATTGTGTACCAAGGCCCGCGAGAGAATGTGCTTGAATTCTTCGAACATATGGGGTTCAGATGCCCCGAGAGAAAAGGTGTTGCAGATTTCTTGCAAGAAGTGACCTCAAAGAAGGATCAAGAACAATACTGGTTTAAGAAGAGCGAACCATTCAGATATGTCTCTGTAGCTGAATTTGCACAAGCTTTCACCACCTTTCATGTTGGCCAACGTCTTGTTGAACACCTAAGAGTTCCGTATGACAAAACAACAGCCCATTCTGCTGCCTTGGTGAAGGAAAAGTATGGAATAAGCAGTATGGAGCTTTTCAAGGCATGCTTTGCAAGGGAATGGTTGCTGATGCAGCGTAACTCATTTGTGTACATATTCAAGATTGTGCAGATAGGAATCATGGCTACAATTACTTTCACTGTATTCTTCAGAACAGAAATGAAACCTGGGCAGTTAGGGGATTCGGCAAAATACATGGGAGCATTATTTTTCAGTCTCATTAACGTCATGTTTAATGGAGTGGCAGAGCTTTCAATGACAGTTTTCAGGCTTCCGGTGTTCTTTAAACAAAGGGATGCCTTATTCTTCCCTGGATGGGCTTTTGCCTTGCCCATTTGGCTAACCAGAATTCCCATTTCGTTTATGGAATCCTTCATATGGATCTGTTTGACATACTACACCATTGGATTTGCACCTGCGGCCAGTAG GTTCTTCAAACAGCTCTTGGCTTACTTTGGTATACATCAAATGGCACTCGGCCTCTTCCGTTTCATAGCTGGCCTTGGAAGATCAGAGATTCGAGCGAACACTATTGGTTCCTTTGCATTGCTAATAGTGTTTGTCCTAGGAGGCTTTATTGTTTCTAAAA ATGACCTCGAGCCGTGGATGCTATGGAGCTACTATATTTCACCTATGATGTATGGACAAAATGCGATTGCCATCAATGAATTTCTTGACGAAAGATGGAGCACT CCTGTCCCCAACGCCGCTGAAAACACAGTTGGTAAGGTCCTTCTGAAGGGAAGAGGACTGTTTACCACAGAGacttggttttggatttgtatTGGCGCACTTTTCGGGTTTTCTATTCTTTTTAATCTTCTTTTCGTTGCAGCATTGACCTTCTTAGACC CAATTGTAGATAATAAAACCTTGATCGATAATGACGACGCTGAAAATAAGACCAAGCAACGATCCAATCCAGAAG TAATGTCAGGTACTGATATGCAAGTGAGAAATCAAGCCAAAAAAGGAATGGTTTTGCCCTTCGAGCCCCTTTCACTTGCTTTCAACCATATGAACTACTACGTGGATATGCCTCCT GAAATGAAGAGCCAAGGGATTGAAGAGACTCGACTCCAACTTCTACGAGATGTTAGTGGTGCATTTAGGCCTGGTGTTCTGACTGCATTAGTTGGTGTCAGTGGTGCTGGAAAGACAACCTTGATGGATGTTTTAGCTGGAAGAAAGACTGGTGGGTACATTGAAGGAAGTATTACCATCTCTGGATACCCAAAGAACCAAGCCACATTTGCTCGGGTCAGCGGTTACTGTGAACAGAATGACATTCATTCACCATATGTTACTGTTTATGAATCTCTCGTATACTCTGCCTGGTTACGTCTTCCCAAGGATGTCACGAAGGATAAACGAAAG ATGTTTGTTGATGAGGTCATAGATTTGGTCGAGCTTAATCCATTGAGGGATGCTTTAGTTGGACTTCCAGGAGTTAATGGACTTTCAACTGAGCAGAGAAAGAGGCTTACTATTGCCGTAGAATTGGTTGCTAATCCATCTATCATCTTCATGGATGAGCCGACATCAGGTCTTGACGCTAGAGCAGCCGCTATTGTTATGCGTACTGTAAGAAACACTGTGGATACAGGACGAACTGTTGTTTGCACTATTCACCAACCTAGCATTGACATTTTTGAGGCCTTTGATGAG CTGTTCCTAATGAAAAGAGGAGGACGTGTGATTTATGCTGGACCTCTAGGTGATCGGTCTCACAAGCTCGTTGAATATTTCGAG GCTCTTCCAGGGGTTCCGAAGATCAAAGAGGGTTACAATCCTGCTACCTGGATGTTAGATGTTAGCTCTGCTGCCGTTGAGGCTCAAAATGACGTAGACTTTGCAGAAATATTTGCAAACTCTGATCTCTATAG GAGAAACCAGGAACTTATCAAGGAACTAAGCACGCCACAACCAGGCTCCAAAGATCTTTACTTCCCCACCCAATTCTCCCAAAGCTTTTTAACTCAATGCAAAGCGTGCTTCTGGAAACAACACTGGTCATACTGGAGGAACTCGCAGTACAATGCGATTAGATTTTTCATGACAGTTTCCGTTGGAATTATATTTGGTATTATCTTTTGGAACAAGGGAAAGAAAAT GAACACACAGCAAGACATTATGAATCTGTTGGGGGCAGGATACGGTGCTGTTCTTTTCCTTGGAGCCGGCAATGCTTCTGCTGTGCAATCTGTTATTGCTGTTGAACGAACAGTTTTCTACCGTGAAAGAGCTGCTGGGATGTATTCCGAGTTGCCTTATGCATTTTCTCAG GTGGCTATTGAGACATTTTACGTGTTAATCCAAACCTTTGCGTATTCCCTTATTTTGTATGGCATGATTGGGTTCAATTGGAAGGTGGACAAATTTTTGTACTTCTACTACTTCATATTCATGTGCTTCACATACTTCTCCATGTACGGGATGATGGCGGTTGCCCTAACTCCTGGTCCCCAAATTGCTGCAATTGTTATGGGCTTCTTCATGAGCTTCTGGAACTTGTTCTCTGGTTTCCTCATCCCACGAACG CTAATTCCCATCTGGTGGAGGTGGTACTACTGGGGTTCTCCAATCGCCTGGACAATCTATGGCCTCTTTGCGTCTCAAATGGGAGATGTTAAGACTCTAGTCGAAATTCCTGGTGAGAAGTCTAAGCCAGTGGATCAGTTCCTTAAGGACTATTTGGGCTTTGAAGAGGATTTTGTAATCCCCGTAGTGTTTGCTCATGTTGGTTGGgtccttctcttcttctttctctttgccTACGGCATCAAGTACCTTAACTTCCAAAGGAGATAA
- the LOC137717827 gene encoding ubiquitin-fold modifier-conjugating enzyme 1 — protein sequence MEGWDPNTKSTLTQIPLLTTKAGPRDGAAWTQRLKEEYKALIAYTQMNKSNDNDWFRISAANPEGTRWTGKCWYVHNLLKYEFDLQFDIPITYPATAPELELPQLDGKTQKMYRGGKICLTVHFKPLWAKNCPRFGIAHALCLGLAPWLAAEIPILVDSGMVKHKDDAASSAES from the exons ATGGAGGGTTGGGACCCGAACACCAAGTCGACGCTGACCCAGATCCCGCTCTTGACGACCAAGGCCGGTCCTAGAGACGGCGCGGCGTGGACGCAGCGGCTGAAGGAAGAGTACAAGGCGCTGATCGCCTACACCCAGATGAACAAGTCCAACGACAACGATTGGTTCCGAATCTCCGCCGCCAATCCCGAGGGCACACGGTGGACAGGCAAGTGCTGGTACGTCCACAACCTCCTCAAGTACGAATTCGATCTCCAGTTTGATATCCCGATCACCTACCCCGCCACCGCACCGGAACTTGAGCTCCCTCAGCTCGACGGCAAGACCCAAAAG ATGTATAGAGGGGGAAAGATCTGCTTGACGGTGCATTTCAAGCCTCTTTGGGCCAAGAACTG CCCAAGATTTGGTATAGCACATGCACTCTGTTTGGGTCTTGCACCATGGCTTGCAGCAGAGATTCCCATCCTTGTGGATTCTGGTATGGTTAAGCACAAAGATGATGCTGCATCATCAGCTGAATCTTAG